The following is a genomic window from Carboxydocella sporoproducens DSM 16521.
GGGAGTTGTACATTGAGGACCTGGAAGTAGAAAAATAGCTCAAACGGAAAGGAGGTGAACCTCGATGGCGAGAGCTAAAGAGAATTTCTTTATTTACGCCGATCCCCAAAAGTGTCTGGGTTGCAAGAATTGTGAGATTGCCTGTGCTGTGGCTCATGCAGGTTGTGATCTACAAACTGCCGTAACCCAGGGCTTGCAATTACAGCCAAGAAACTCGGTGGTTCAAGTTGAGGACATGGTTATGCCCATTCAATGCAGACAATGTGAAGACGCGCCTTGTGCCCACGCCTGCCCTACCGGAGCAATCTACGAAGAGGATAGGTTTGTTAAAATTAATGAAAGTAATTGTATTGGCTGTAAAGTGTGCACTATGGTTTGCCCCTTTGGAGCTATTATTGTAGCTAAAGACATAACAGATGAAGGTACTCACAGAACCCAAAAAGGTAAAGCCAGGAAATGTGATCTTTGTTTTAGCAGGACGCAGGATAGCGATGAATTTGCCTGCGCCTGTGTAGAGGCCTGTCCTACCAAAGCAATCATGCTGGTAGATTACGAAAGTTATCGTAAGAAACTTATTGAAGACAGAGGAAAGGAACTGGTAAGGGCTCATGCTCATTCAAAGAACCATGGCCTAATGCGGAAATAAGCAGGGGGAGAGATTATGAGTAAGATGAAAAATACCATAGATCCTGCTGTCAACTATTTGCTACCTTTAGCAAAAAAGGCGGGAGTTGAAACTGTTTGGGATCGTTTTGCAGTTATGAAGCCCCAATGTGGTTTCGGAGAGCTGGGCGTCTGCTGCCGCATTTGCTGGAAGGGACCGTGTCGTATCGATCCTTTTGGCAATGGTCCCCAGAGAGGTGTTTGTGGGGCTGATGCCCACACCATAGTGGCACGCAACCTGGCTAGAATGATGGCTGCAGGTGCTGCTTCCCATTCCGATCACGGTCGCCACATCGCCTTAACTTTATTAGAAGTTGGCGAAGGACATGCACCTGCGTACCGGATTAAAGACGAGCAAAAGTTAAGAAATATAGCGGAAAAATTAAACCTGGCACCGGCAGGCAAAGATATACGGCAAATAGCAAAAGAAGTGGCTCAGGCTTCCCTGGATGATTATTCGCGGCAAAAGCGCAGCATACCCTGTAACTGGGCCAAAGTGACCATGACAGCTGAACGGGTGGAAAAACTGGTAGATCTGGAGGTTATGCCCCATAACATTGATGCTGTTATCGCTGAGATTATGGCCCGAACTCATGTGGGTTGTGATGCCGATGCAGCCAACATTTTGCTCGGCGGATTAAAGGGAGCACTGGCTGATTATACCGGTATGTGTTTGTCAACTGAGCTGTCTGATGTCCTATTTGGTACCCCTGAACCGGTAGTTACTCAGGCCAACCTTGGCGTGCTGAAGGAAGATGCTGTTAACATTGCGGTTCACGGTCATAACCCGTTACTTAGTGAAATTATTTGTGATGTCGCGTTGAAAATGAATGAAGAAGCTAAGAAAGCCGGGGCCAAAGACGGTATTAACATAGTGGGTATTTGTTGTACGGGTAATGAGGTGATGATGCGACGGGGGATTCCGCTGGCTACTAACTATCTATCCCAGGAAATGGCCATAGTTACAGGCGCTGTAGATGCGATGGTCGTAGATGTGCAGTGCATTATGCCTGCTCTTACCAGTGTAGCGGAGTGTTTCCATACTGAAGTAATCACCACTATGCCTGTAAATAAAATCACTGGCGCCACTCACATAGAGTTTCGGGAAGAATCGGCTGTGGAAAGCGCCAGGAAAATCGTAGAAGTGGCAATTGAGGCCTTTAAAAGACGGGATAAGCGCAAGGTCAACATTCCTGACTACAAGCAAACAGCCATTGCCGGTTTCAGTGCCGAGGCAATTCTAGCGGCCTTAAGCAAGCTAGATGCCAAAGACCCGTTAAAGCCATTGATAGATAATATCGTTAACGGTAATATTCAAGGAATTGCGTTGTTTGCAGGATGTAACAATCCTAAGGCGATCCAGGACAATAACTTTATCACCATTGCGAAAGAGCTGGCGAAAAATAACGTCCTGATGCTGGCTACTGGTTGTGGAGCCGGTACCTTTGCTAAAACCGGTTTAATGACTCAGGAGGCAACCGAGGCTTATGCCGGTGAATCCTTGAAAGCTGTACTCACTGCTATTGGCAAGGCAGCCGGATTAAACGGACCTTTGCCTTTAGTACTGCATATGGGATCTTGTGTAGATAATTCCAGGGCCGTTAATGTAGCCGTAGCTATAGCTAACAAGCTGGGAGTGGATTTAGATAAACTGCCTCTTGTCGCCTCTGCTCCTGAGTTTATGTCGGAGAAGGCAGTAGCTATTGGGACCTGGGCAGTTACTCTGGGAATACCAACCCATATTGGAATAGTACCCCAGATTATGGGTTCCCCGGTAGTGGCTGAATTTTTAACTGAAAAAGCAAAAGAGTTGCTGGGTGGCTACTTTATAGTAGAAACCGATCCAGAACAAGCCGCTGCTAAACTGGTTGCCGCTATTAAGGAAAGACGTAAGGGTTTAGGGATTTAAATTTTGGTTAATGGGACAGGATTAGGGCTCTTTGGAGCTCTAATCCTGTTCTGATAGAGAGGAAGGTTAACTATGAAAATAGCAGTTACAGGTAAAGGCGGAGTAGGAAAAACTACAATTTCCGGGGTTTTAGCCAGGCTTTTTGCCGATGAAGGTTATCGGGTTTTAGCTGTAGATGCTGACCCGGACGCAAACCTTGCTTCAGCTCTGGGTATACCTGAGTCGCTTTACAAAACAATAACCCCCTTTTCTAAAATGAAAAAGTTAGCGGAAGAACGTACCGGAGCCAATGGGGGCTATGGTTCCTTTTTCATTTTAAACCCCAAAGTGGATGATTTGCCTGAGAAATATTGTCTGGAACATCAGGGTGTTAAATTACTGGTTATGGGCACTGTTGAACAGGGTGGCAGCGGTTGTGTTTGTCCGGAGCATACTTTACTTAAGCGATTAATGAAACATCTCCTGATTGAAAGAGACGAAGTGGTAATTATGGATATGGAAGCCGGAATTGAGCATCTTGGTCGGGGTACGGCTGAGTCGGTAGATGCTTTGTTAGTTGTAGTAGAACCAGGTCGGAGAAGTATTCAGACCGCTAACCAGATCAGGAAATTGGTTGAAGATCTTGGGATCAAAAAGGTCTTTGCTATAGGTAGTAAAATAGCTGATGAGGCGGATATTCGCTTTATTAAAGACAGTTTGGCTGATTTTGAGCTGCTGGGTTTTGTTTCTTTAAGTGAAGATATCAAACAGGCTGATTTGGAAGGAGTTTCTCCTTATGATATCGGTGGCACGATAGTTGAGGAAATCAGGTCAATCAAGGACCAGTTGCTGGCAAGATTGAACAGTTGAAGTCGGCCGTAATACCAGGTGAAAAAATATGACCATTATGTCGAAACTTGCTGGAATTTTTGGCAAGGAATTGCTGTAATCGTGCCGAATAAACTTCCCTGTGAGAAAAAGAGAAAAATATCACAGGGGAGGCGGGAGGGTTGACCGGAAGACTGAAGCAACTGCTGGCAGGCTGGCTGGGGCTATTGCTGACCCTGAACAGTCTGCCTTTGCTTTGGGCGGCAGAAATGCCGCGAGATATCAAGGGCCACTGGTCAGAAGCCGTTCTGCTGCGGCAGTGGGAGCGGGGGATACTCACCGGCGAACGGCAAAAGGAAGGCTTTTATCTCCGGCCCAACCGGCCGGTCAGCCGGGCGGAGCTGGTGGTGGTGCTGCTGCGTAACGGCTATGTGCTGGCGCAGCCATTAGCAAAAGAGCCGGTGTTGCCCGGGGACAGCCGGGGCCACTGGGCAGCCCCTTATCTGGCACAGGCGCAGGTTCAGGGGCTGTTAAAAGGCTATCCCGACGGCAGCTTCAAGCCTGACAGACAGGTAACCAGAGCCGAACTGGCCGTCTTGTTGGCCCGGCTGCCGGGCCTGCCTGCAAAGGAGAGCGGTGACGGTAAGAAGCTGCCACAGGATGTCCGGGGGCACTGGGCAGAGGAGGAAATCAAGCGCCTGGTGACAGCAGGCATAATCCAGGGCTATCCGGACGGCAGTTTTCAGCCGGAGCGGGCGGCCAGCCGGGCCGAAGTGGCGGTGTTGCTGGATCGCCTTTGGCCGGCCCATACACCTCCTGATCAGGATGGCGATGGCCTTAATGACGGGCTGGAGGCCCGGCTGAACACCAATGCTCAGCTTGTGGACAGTGATTTTGATGGGGTAAGGGATGGAGAAGAGGGGCAACTGGGGATAGATCCGCTGCGACCAGATAGTGATGACGATGGCCTCAGTGACCAGGAGGAAATTCTGCTGCAGACTGATCCGCGGCGACGGGATAGTAATGGCAATGGACGCAGTGATGGGGAGGAACTCTACCCGCAGACTTATTACAGGGCGGACAAGCCTCTGCAACCGGCTATTTCAGCCTTGCTGCCGGCGCCCGCGATTTACGCGCTGGCGGTCAGGGAGAAAGGGACCAAGGAGAGTTTGGCCCTGCAAAACAATCCTGCTCTGTTAGGATCGGCCCTGGAGGTTATTGCTGCCCCCAGGCGACAGGGAAGCATCACCTTGCAGGCAGATCTGGCGCTGGCAGCAGCTGGAGGGGCGGCCAATTTGCTGGTAGCTCATTACCGGCCAGAACGGGGGCAGATGGAGTATTTTTCACCCCGGATACTGGAAGATGGGCGAATCCGGGTAGAAGCTGTGGAGCTGGCAGGCACCTGGTATCTGGTAGATAGGCGGCGTCTGGGACAGGCGGTTTCCCGGGAGGAACTGAAAGAGAGGGATGTGCTGTTACTGGTGGATGCTTCCGGCTCCATGGGTACAGTGGATAAAGAAGGCTACCGGCTGGAACTGGCTGCTGACCTGGTGCAGAGATTGGGGGCTGCTGATCGAGTGGCAATAATGGCCTTTACCGAAAAAACTGAATTATTAGTACCACTGACAGTGGATAAGGCCAGGATCCGGGCTGCCCTGACCGGGATCGGCAGTGATGGGGATACTGATCTGCAGGGGGCAGTGGCAGCGGGGATAGATTACATGCTCAGGGAAGGCCGCCCGCAAGCGGAAAAATCCATTGTACTTTTTACAGAGGGACACAATACCCGACCGGAGGTATTATGGGAACTGGGTGAGAAGGCAGGTAGCAGTGGGATCAGGATTCACACCCTGGGCCTGGGCGTTGGGGTGCATGGAGTGCTGCGGGACCTGGCAGAAGCCAGTGGTGGTCAGTATCAGGATGACTGGCATGGGGAGGAACTGCTGGCTTTGTATCCCGCCGCTCCGGCAGAGGACAGGGATGGAGATGGTTTGCCTGATGGGGAAGAAAGGCAGGGCCTGTTGACCCAATACGGCCAGGTTATTTTTACCGATCCGGAGCGAGCAGATACGGATGGGGATGGCTTAACTGATGGAGAGGAAATGGGTATCAGCCAGGCCAAACCTTTCGGGTTGACAGTACAGATGGCAGTTCCAGGGTATAATATTCAGTCCAATCCTTTATTCCCGGATACAGATGGAGATGGCTTGCCGGACAAGGAGGATCCCAGGCCCCAGGTACCGGACTGGCCGATTCTGGTATTATTGCATGGTTTATTTTCTGACCGCACTATCTGGGGAATGTATAAAGACAGGGAGCATATCGCTCCTGACAGTTTCCTGGGTTACTGGCGGGAAATGGGCTATAATCTGGAGCAGGTACTTGCCTATCAGTATCCTTCAACAGAACATGTCAGCAGGGTGGCGGCCAGTCTGGCCGCAGCCTTACCAGTTGAAGAAAAAAAGCGACATCCCTATGGCAAAAGCTATTGTTATCTGCTATTAGGCCATAGTAAAGGAGGGCTGGTGGCCCGTTATGTAGTGGAGCACAGTCTGTTCCGGGGGCGACCGGTGCTGGGGCTTTTCACACTGGGAACCCCGCACTGGGGCTGGTCACTGCTGAGCGGTTTTTACAATGACCTGGCCCCGGATAGTGAATTGTTTGTTGTCCAGGAAAGAGAGCCCCTGAAGCGCATTTGTCAGCCATTGACGGGCAAGCCGCTGGGAGTACCATATATTCCGCTGGCAACTGAGTACAATTCCTGGACGGAAAAACTGGTAATAGCTGACGAGGAGGTAGCAGCTTTGAAAAAAGCCGGAGACTGGGTGGTGGGCAATACCAATGCTCTGGCGCAGGGTATTCCGGCCCGCAAGCGTTACCTCCTGCGCACTCCGGAGAAATATTATCACTGGGAAAGTCACCACAATTCTCTGGTCTGGGCCACTGTCTGGCAGGAAACAGAAAAAATTCTGGGCAGCAATTAGCTTCATGCCTGTGCATGAGGCTTCTTTTTTTGCTCATACTAATGCCAGGAGGTGAAAGGCTGTGGAAAATCGCTATCGCATTGCCTTTTTTACACTGCTGGCGGTTGTAATCATCGGGCTCTTATTGACTATTAATTTTGCCTATGGGGACAGGCCCCGCTTTTGTTCCAATTGTCATCTGATGCAGGGGGAATATCGCACCTGGGCAAGTTCGGTCCATCAAGGAGTAGGGTGTAATGACTGTCATGCTCCCCATGAGTGGCCCCGGAAATGGTGGTTTAAAAGCAAGGCTGGCCTGGGGCATATTTATCGCAATACTACGGGACAGTTTCCGGCGGTGCTGCGGGCTACTCCTCAGAGCCAGGAAGTGATTCAGGCCAATTGTATTCGCTGTCATAAAGGGACATTGCAGAAAATCAATACGGAACAGAAATGCTGGAATTGTCACCGGGGAACCCCGCATGGACAAATGCTGGAAAGGGTGAAAGAAGGATGAATTTTTCAATGCGCACTAAAGGAATAATCTTGCTGGTTTTAGCTGGCCTGGTCCTCTGGGCTGCCGGTTGTGCCGGGCCGGAGGGGCCAAAGGGACCGGAAATCAAGAAAGGTGCCATCAAGGAAGAAACCTATGATCCCTCCGAATGGGGCAAGGTCTATCCCCTGGAATATGAGACCTATCAAAAAAATAAACTGGCGGAGCGCACCAAATATGGCGGATCAGTTAAATACTCAAAATTTACTACAGAGCCGGAAATCAAGGAATTGTTCAAAGGCTATGGTTTCAGTATCGACTATAACGAGGAACGGGGACACGTATATTCACTGGAAGATATTCGTGCCACCAAACGGAAAAAACCCAGTGCCTCTTGCTGGACCTGCAAATCGGCGCAAGTACCCAAGTTAATCCGCGACATGGGGGATAAGTTTTTTACCAGTGATTTTGAGGAAGTAGGGAAGAAGATCAATGTCCCCATCAGCTGTGCTGACTGCCACGACCCGGAAACTATGAACCTGCGCATTACCCGGCCACCATTTGTGGAGGCTATGAAGGAACGGGGGATTGATGTTACCAAAGCCAACCGCCAGGCCATGCGCAATTATGTCTGTGGCCAGTGCCATGTGGAGTATTATTTCCGCAAGGATAACAAGAAAGTGGTATTTCCCTGGAAAAACGGGCTGGAACCGGAGCAAATCGAGAAATATTATGACCAGTATGAGGGGGGCCCTTTCTTCGACTGGGAGCACCCG
Proteins encoded in this region:
- a CDS encoding 4Fe-4S dicluster domain-containing protein, with product MARAKENFFIYADPQKCLGCKNCEIACAVAHAGCDLQTAVTQGLQLQPRNSVVQVEDMVMPIQCRQCEDAPCAHACPTGAIYEEDRFVKINESNCIGCKVCTMVCPFGAIIVAKDITDEGTHRTQKGKARKCDLCFSRTQDSDEFACACVEACPTKAIMLVDYESYRKKLIEDRGKELVRAHAHSKNHGLMRK
- the cooS gene encoding anaerobic carbon-monoxide dehydrogenase catalytic subunit; translation: MSKMKNTIDPAVNYLLPLAKKAGVETVWDRFAVMKPQCGFGELGVCCRICWKGPCRIDPFGNGPQRGVCGADAHTIVARNLARMMAAGAASHSDHGRHIALTLLEVGEGHAPAYRIKDEQKLRNIAEKLNLAPAGKDIRQIAKEVAQASLDDYSRQKRSIPCNWAKVTMTAERVEKLVDLEVMPHNIDAVIAEIMARTHVGCDADAANILLGGLKGALADYTGMCLSTELSDVLFGTPEPVVTQANLGVLKEDAVNIAVHGHNPLLSEIICDVALKMNEEAKKAGAKDGINIVGICCTGNEVMMRRGIPLATNYLSQEMAIVTGAVDAMVVDVQCIMPALTSVAECFHTEVITTMPVNKITGATHIEFREESAVESARKIVEVAIEAFKRRDKRKVNIPDYKQTAIAGFSAEAILAALSKLDAKDPLKPLIDNIVNGNIQGIALFAGCNNPKAIQDNNFITIAKELAKNNVLMLATGCGAGTFAKTGLMTQEATEAYAGESLKAVLTAIGKAAGLNGPLPLVLHMGSCVDNSRAVNVAVAIANKLGVDLDKLPLVASAPEFMSEKAVAIGTWAVTLGIPTHIGIVPQIMGSPVVAEFLTEKAKELLGGYFIVETDPEQAAAKLVAAIKERRKGLGI
- a CDS encoding AAA family ATPase codes for the protein MKIAVTGKGGVGKTTISGVLARLFADEGYRVLAVDADPDANLASALGIPESLYKTITPFSKMKKLAEERTGANGGYGSFFILNPKVDDLPEKYCLEHQGVKLLVMGTVEQGGSGCVCPEHTLLKRLMKHLLIERDEVVIMDMEAGIEHLGRGTAESVDALLVVVEPGRRSIQTANQIRKLVEDLGIKKVFAIGSKIADEADIRFIKDSLADFELLGFVSLSEDIKQADLEGVSPYDIGGTIVEEIRSIKDQLLARLNS
- a CDS encoding S-layer homology domain-containing protein, which codes for MTGRLKQLLAGWLGLLLTLNSLPLLWAAEMPRDIKGHWSEAVLLRQWERGILTGERQKEGFYLRPNRPVSRAELVVVLLRNGYVLAQPLAKEPVLPGDSRGHWAAPYLAQAQVQGLLKGYPDGSFKPDRQVTRAELAVLLARLPGLPAKESGDGKKLPQDVRGHWAEEEIKRLVTAGIIQGYPDGSFQPERAASRAEVAVLLDRLWPAHTPPDQDGDGLNDGLEARLNTNAQLVDSDFDGVRDGEEGQLGIDPLRPDSDDDGLSDQEEILLQTDPRRRDSNGNGRSDGEELYPQTYYRADKPLQPAISALLPAPAIYALAVREKGTKESLALQNNPALLGSALEVIAAPRRQGSITLQADLALAAAGGAANLLVAHYRPERGQMEYFSPRILEDGRIRVEAVELAGTWYLVDRRRLGQAVSREELKERDVLLLVDASGSMGTVDKEGYRLELAADLVQRLGAADRVAIMAFTEKTELLVPLTVDKARIRAALTGIGSDGDTDLQGAVAAGIDYMLREGRPQAEKSIVLFTEGHNTRPEVLWELGEKAGSSGIRIHTLGLGVGVHGVLRDLAEASGGQYQDDWHGEELLALYPAAPAEDRDGDGLPDGEERQGLLTQYGQVIFTDPERADTDGDGLTDGEEMGISQAKPFGLTVQMAVPGYNIQSNPLFPDTDGDGLPDKEDPRPQVPDWPILVLLHGLFSDRTIWGMYKDREHIAPDSFLGYWREMGYNLEQVLAYQYPSTEHVSRVAASLAAALPVEEKKRHPYGKSYCYLLLGHSKGGLVARYVVEHSLFRGRPVLGLFTLGTPHWGWSLLSGFYNDLAPDSELFVVQEREPLKRICQPLTGKPLGVPYIPLATEYNSWTEKLVIADEEVAALKKAGDWVVGNTNALAQGIPARKRYLLRTPEKYYHWESHHNSLVWATVWQETEKILGSN
- a CDS encoding NapC/NirT family cytochrome c; its protein translation is MENRYRIAFFTLLAVVIIGLLLTINFAYGDRPRFCSNCHLMQGEYRTWASSVHQGVGCNDCHAPHEWPRKWWFKSKAGLGHIYRNTTGQFPAVLRATPQSQEVIQANCIRCHKGTLQKINTEQKCWNCHRGTPHGQMLERVKEG
- a CDS encoding ammonia-forming cytochrome c nitrite reductase subunit c552, translating into MNFSMRTKGIILLVLAGLVLWAAGCAGPEGPKGPEIKKGAIKEETYDPSEWGKVYPLEYETYQKNKLAERTKYGGSVKYSKFTTEPEIKELFKGYGFSIDYNEERGHVYSLEDIRATKRKKPSASCWTCKSAQVPKLIRDMGDKFFTSDFEEVGKKINVPISCADCHDPETMNLRITRPPFVEAMKERGIDVTKANRQAMRNYVCGQCHVEYYFRKDNKKVVFPWKNGLEPEQIEKYYDQYEGGPFFDWEHPDSKAKLRKVQHPEFETHMTGIHGKAGVTCVDCHMPYLRDKNKVKYSSHWWTSPLKDVERSCAVCHRAQKPEWFKEMIYRIQDRTWALQQRAAQTLVEAHQAVAAAEKAGRPAADLEAARRLIVQAQWRWDWVAAENSRGFHNPDQALTVLGQAIDLANQAIKKVK